Proteins encoded by one window of Polaribacter haliotis:
- a CDS encoding NAD(P)H-dependent oxidoreductase, protein MNIIDSLQWRYAVKKFDSKKTLSQDKINTLKEAFNLTATSYGLQPLKLLVINNKEIQKELVAHSWNQPQVLEASHLLVICVPKTYKTEEVQKYFSLVKEIRNTPDAILNPFKKFLTAEIDKKTQEELLAWNKNQAYLALGNLLTVCALENIDSCPMEGFIPENYDKILNLEKQNLHSVLVLPVGFRAEDDYMKDLKKVRKNITETVIEIS, encoded by the coding sequence ATGAACATTATAGACAGTTTGCAATGGCGATATGCTGTTAAAAAATTCGATTCAAAAAAAACACTTTCACAAGATAAAATAAACACTTTAAAAGAAGCTTTTAACTTAACTGCAACCTCTTATGGCTTGCAACCTTTAAAACTTTTGGTTATAAATAATAAAGAGATTCAAAAAGAATTGGTAGCACATTCTTGGAATCAACCACAAGTTTTAGAAGCTTCGCATTTATTGGTAATTTGTGTCCCAAAAACTTACAAAACCGAAGAAGTTCAAAAATATTTTAGTTTGGTAAAAGAAATCAGAAACACACCAGATGCAATTTTAAATCCGTTTAAAAAATTTTTAACTGCAGAAATCGATAAAAAAACACAAGAAGAATTGCTTGCTTGGAACAAAAATCAAGCGTATTTAGCCTTAGGTAACTTACTAACTGTTTGCGCTTTAGAAAACATTGATTCTTGTCCAATGGAAGGTTTTATTCCTGAAAATTATGACAAAATTTTAAATTTAGAGAAACAAAATTTGCATTCGGTTTTAGTACTTCCTGTTGGTTTTAGAGCGGAAGATGATTATATGAAAGATTTAAAAAAAGTTAGGAAAAATATAACAGAAACAGTTATTGAAATCTCTTAA
- the lepB gene encoding signal peptidase I, producing the protein MTFIEWFIFFLVIQVIHFLGTWKLYVKAGRKAWEAAIPIYNGIVLMSIINRPKWWIILLFIPIVNLLMFPVIWIETIRTFGFYKKLDSFLVIVTLGLYIFYINYGTDATYNTERSLKPRSELGEWVSSITFAIIAATLVHTYFMQPFTIPTSSLEKSLLVGDYLFVSKFHYGARVPSTVIAAPMVHDSLPFTGSASYLKRPQLPYTRLPGLQKIKNNDIVCFNWPADSLKTMWGDNSGKYTYKPVDKRTNYVKRCVGIAGDSLELKDGYVYINGKKNELPYRAKIQFYYTYEAKSAISRNNFPKFLIDKERTNVYKISNEYWNDKRVQEAFEKGANLTKIGSDSLYTEVAGGVSQNLASRLKMTNVANKININLTDDEVEELRKLPTTVSLKKINYGADNAIFPHVKKLGWSQDNFGPIYIPKKGATVKIDAESLPFYEQIIKNYENNNISSVGDAIYINGEKADSYTFKQDYYWLMGDNRHNSLDARYWGYVPFDHVLGKPVMIWFSWDANAPTFGAKFKSIRWDRMFTTVGGDGEPVSYRYIVFGLIALYIGYSFYKGKKKKA; encoded by the coding sequence ATGACATTTATTGAATGGTTTATCTTTTTTTTAGTAATTCAAGTAATCCACTTCTTAGGAACTTGGAAACTATATGTAAAAGCAGGTAGAAAAGCCTGGGAAGCAGCAATTCCTATTTATAACGGAATTGTTTTAATGAGCATAATCAACCGCCCAAAATGGTGGATTATCTTGTTGTTTATTCCTATAGTTAACTTATTAATGTTTCCAGTAATTTGGATTGAAACTATTCGAACTTTCGGTTTTTACAAAAAACTAGATTCATTTTTAGTAATTGTAACACTTGGATTGTATATTTTTTATATCAATTATGGAACAGATGCAACTTATAATACAGAAAGAAGTTTAAAACCACGCTCTGAACTTGGTGAATGGGTAAGCTCTATTACTTTTGCAATTATTGCTGCAACTTTAGTGCACACCTATTTTATGCAACCTTTTACAATACCAACTTCTTCTTTAGAAAAATCTTTGTTGGTAGGAGATTATTTGTTTGTAAGTAAATTTCATTATGGAGCAAGAGTTCCTTCTACAGTTATTGCGGCACCAATGGTACACGATTCTTTGCCATTTACAGGGTCTGCATCTTACCTTAAAAGACCACAATTACCTTATACAAGATTACCTGGACTTCAAAAAATTAAAAACAACGATATTGTTTGTTTCAATTGGCCAGCAGATTCTTTAAAAACAATGTGGGGTGATAATTCTGGGAAATACACCTACAAACCTGTTGATAAAAGAACAAACTACGTAAAACGTTGTGTTGGTATTGCTGGAGATTCTTTAGAATTAAAAGATGGTTATGTGTATATTAACGGAAAGAAAAACGAACTTCCTTACAGAGCGAAAATTCAGTTTTATTATACGTATGAAGCAAAATCTGCAATAAGTAGAAATAACTTTCCTAAATTTTTAATTGATAAAGAAAGAACAAACGTTTATAAAATTTCTAATGAATATTGGAATGATAAAAGAGTGCAAGAAGCTTTCGAAAAAGGAGCGAATTTAACAAAAATTGGTTCCGATTCTTTATATACTGAAGTTGCTGGAGGAGTTTCTCAAAACTTGGCAAGTCGTCTTAAAATGACAAATGTAGCTAATAAAATAAACATTAACCTAACTGATGATGAAGTTGAGGAACTCAGAAAATTACCTACAACAGTCTCTTTAAAAAAGATAAATTACGGAGCAGATAATGCTATCTTTCCTCATGTAAAAAAATTAGGTTGGAGTCAAGATAACTTTGGACCAATTTACATTCCTAAAAAAGGAGCAACTGTAAAAATTGATGCAGAATCTTTGCCTTTTTATGAGCAAATAATTAAAAATTACGAAAATAATAATATATCTTCAGTAGGAGATGCTATTTATATTAATGGAGAAAAAGCCGATTCTTATACTTTTAAGCAAGACTACTACTGGTTAATGGGAGACAACAGACATAATTCTCTGGATGCTCGTTATTGGGGTTATGTTCCTTTTGATCATGTTTTAGGGAAACCTGTTATGATTTGGTTTAGCTGGGATGCAAATGCACCCACTTTTGGTGCAAAATTTAAATCTATAAGATGGGATAGAATGTTTACCACAGTTGGTGGAGATGGAGAACCTGTTTCTTACAGATATATAGTTTTTGGTTTAATTGCTTTGTATATAGGTTATAGTTTCTACAAAGGAAAGAAAAAGAAAGCTTAA
- a CDS encoding ParA family protein: MGKIIAIANQKGGVGKTTTSINLAASLGVLEKKVLLIDADPQANASSGLGIDVETVEFGTYQVLEHTISAKDAVVKTESPNVDIIPAHIDLVAIEIELVDKENREYMLKKSLDEIKNDYDYIIIDCAPSLGLITLNSLVAADSVIIPIQCEYFALEGLGKLLNTIKSVQNIHNANLDIEGLLLTMFDSRLRLSNQVVDEVRKHFSAMVFDTIIRRNTRLGEAPSYGESIIAYDATSKGAVNYLNLAQELLKKNS, translated from the coding sequence ATGGGCAAAATTATTGCAATAGCAAATCAAAAAGGTGGAGTTGGTAAAACAACAACTAGTATAAATTTAGCAGCTTCTTTAGGTGTTTTAGAGAAAAAAGTATTGTTAATTGATGCAGACCCACAAGCAAATGCTTCTTCTGGTTTAGGAATAGATGTAGAAACTGTAGAATTTGGAACCTATCAAGTTTTAGAGCATACAATTTCGGCAAAAGATGCTGTGGTTAAAACAGAATCGCCAAATGTAGATATTATTCCTGCACATATCGATTTAGTAGCTATTGAAATTGAATTGGTAGATAAGGAAAACAGAGAGTACATGTTAAAAAAATCGTTGGATGAAATAAAAAACGATTACGATTATATTATAATAGACTGTGCTCCTTCTTTGGGTTTAATAACATTAAATTCTTTGGTTGCTGCAGATTCTGTTATTATACCTATACAATGTGAATATTTTGCTCTGGAAGGTCTTGGAAAATTACTAAACACGATTAAAAGTGTCCAAAATATACACAATGCTAATTTAGATATTGAAGGGTTGTTATTAACAATGTTCGATTCTCGTTTACGACTATCTAACCAAGTAGTAGATGAAGTTCGTAAGCATTTTAGTGCCATGGTTTTTGATACAATTATTCGAAGAAATACGCGTTTAGGTGAAGCTCCAAGTTATGGTGAAAGTATTATTGCTTACGACGCAACCAGTAAAGGTGCTGTAAATTACTTAAATTTAGCGCAAGAACTTCTTAAAAAGAATTCATAA
- a CDS encoding zinc-dependent metalloprotease, producing MKKLLLFSLIFTFTISLSTEAQRKNSKDKSNQDTSKTKKSKTPKYSDFVTSETKTDDGLFKVHETKDKFMYEIPKSHFGKEMLLVTRIKELPSGLGGGYVNAGSKINTQVVVWEQFKNKILLKVKSYNAIANDSLPIYKSVKANNLEPVIYAFEIKTQNTDSTAVIVDVTKFFSTDVKAISGLPSSYRSRYKVRRLDASRSFINSIKSYPKNIEVIQDFSFDSDAPPSNRSTNTITMRINQSMILLPENPMMPRIYDKRVGYFSLGNVDYSSEALKADDKRYIRRWRLEPKDPAAYARGELVEPIKPIVYYLDPATPEKLRKYIKQGVDDWQTVFETAGFKNAIMAKMPPTAEEDPEFSMEDVRYSSIRYVASTTRNAVGPSVSDPRSGEILESDIIWYHNHLRSYRNRYLLETGAANPSARTLNTPDEEIGDMMRMVIAHEVGHALGLPHNMAASFAYPTDSLRSGSFTQKNGIAATIMDYARYNYVAQPGDKNIRFIRQLGPYDHYSINWGYRKIPNISYPEQEVRTLDKWISEKAGDPIYRFGAQRFDPSAQTEGIGNDQVKSSTYGVKNLKIVAKNLPNWTSNQTNDYNDLSELYGELLSVWSRYVGHVTGNIGGIYEYNKKPAQTGDVYQVVSKAKQKEALNWLLKNVFETQDWLLDKNILNKINETGYTERMLGYQNRSLRTLLNSRTLNRMINAEIIDANTYAASDMVRDLRRGVFSETNTTKNVSIFRRNLQKSFISVLGSLLNNKSTNNYDISSIARGELESLKYQLNVASKRGVNRITKYHYKDALAMVNDILDPK from the coding sequence ATGAAAAAACTACTATTATTTTCTCTAATCTTCACTTTTACAATTTCACTTTCTACAGAAGCGCAAAGAAAAAATTCGAAGGACAAATCAAATCAAGATACTTCTAAAACTAAAAAAAGTAAAACTCCAAAATATTCGGATTTTGTTACTTCAGAAACCAAAACAGATGATGGACTTTTTAAAGTACACGAAACAAAAGATAAGTTTATGTACGAAATTCCCAAATCTCATTTTGGAAAAGAAATGCTTTTGGTTACAAGAATTAAAGAATTACCTTCTGGTTTAGGTGGTGGTTATGTAAATGCAGGTTCAAAAATAAACACACAAGTGGTTGTTTGGGAACAATTTAAAAATAAAATTTTACTGAAAGTAAAATCTTACAATGCCATAGCAAACGACTCTTTACCAATCTATAAATCTGTAAAAGCAAACAACTTAGAACCCGTTATTTATGCTTTTGAAATTAAAACTCAAAATACAGATTCTACTGCTGTAATTGTAGATGTTACAAAATTCTTTTCTACAGATGTAAAAGCTATTTCTGGTTTACCTTCCTCTTACAGAAGTAGGTATAAAGTAAGAAGACTAGATGCTTCTAGAAGTTTTATAAACTCAATTAAAAGTTACCCAAAAAATATTGAAGTTATACAAGATTTCTCTTTTGATTCAGATGCTCCTCCAAGTAACAGGAGTACAAATACTATTACAATGCGCATCAATCAATCTATGATTTTATTACCAGAAAACCCAATGATGCCTCGTATTTACGATAAAAGAGTGGGTTATTTTTCTTTAGGAAATGTAGATTATAGTTCAGAAGCTTTAAAGGCAGATGACAAAAGATATATTAGACGTTGGCGATTGGAACCAAAAGATCCTGCAGCTTATGCAAGAGGAGAATTGGTAGAACCAATTAAACCGATTGTGTATTATTTAGATCCTGCTACTCCAGAAAAGTTAAGAAAATACATAAAGCAAGGTGTAGACGATTGGCAAACAGTTTTTGAAACTGCCGGTTTTAAAAATGCAATTATGGCAAAAATGCCACCAACTGCAGAGGAAGATCCAGAATTTAGCATGGAAGATGTTCGTTATTCTTCAATTAGATATGTAGCAAGTACTACAAGAAATGCAGTGGGACCAAGTGTTTCTGACCCAAGATCTGGAGAAATTTTAGAGAGTGATATTATTTGGTATCACAATCATTTACGTTCTTACAGAAACAGGTATTTATTAGAAACTGGCGCTGCAAATCCTTCTGCTAGAACTTTAAATACGCCAGATGAAGAAATTGGAGATATGATGCGAATGGTAATTGCGCACGAAGTTGGGCATGCTTTAGGTTTGCCACATAATATGGCTGCAAGTTTTGCATATCCAACAGATTCTTTACGTTCTGGAAGTTTTACTCAGAAAAACGGAATTGCAGCAACAATTATGGATTATGCTAGATATAATTATGTAGCACAACCTGGAGATAAAAACATTCGTTTTATAAGGCAATTAGGACCTTATGACCATTATTCTATCAACTGGGGATATCGTAAAATCCCAAATATTTCTTACCCAGAACAAGAAGTAAGAACTTTAGATAAATGGATTTCAGAAAAAGCTGGAGACCCAATTTATAGATTTGGTGCACAACGTTTCGATCCTTCTGCACAAACTGAAGGAATTGGAAACGACCAAGTAAAATCGAGTACTTATGGTGTAAAAAATCTTAAAATTGTTGCTAAAAATTTACCAAATTGGACTTCTAATCAAACAAACGATTATAACGATTTAAGTGAATTATATGGCGAATTATTAAGTGTTTGGAGTAGATATGTTGGTCATGTTACAGGAAATATTGGTGGTATTTACGAATACAACAAAAAACCAGCGCAAACTGGAGATGTTTATCAAGTAGTTTCTAAAGCAAAGCAAAAAGAAGCATTAAATTGGTTATTAAAAAATGTATTTGAAACACAAGATTGGTTATTAGATAAAAATATTTTAAACAAAATTAACGAGACTGGTTATACAGAAAGAATGCTTGGTTATCAAAACAGAAGCTTAAGAACTCTTTTAAATAGCAGAACTTTAAACAGAATGATTAATGCAGAAATTATTGATGCAAATACCTATGCAGCTTCAGATATGGTTAGAGATTTAAGAAGAGGAGTTTTCTCTGAAACAAATACCACTAAGAATGTATCCATTTTTAGAAGAAACTTACAAAAGTCTTTTATTTCAGTTTTAGGTTCTTTATTGAACAATAAATCCACAAATAATTATGATATTTCTTCTATAGCTCGTGGAGAATTAGAAAGTTTAAAATATCAATTAAATGTTGCCAGCAAAAGAGGTGTAAATAGAATTACAAAATACCATTACAAAGATGCTTTGGCGATGGTTAATGACATTTTAGATCCTAAATAA
- a CDS encoding ParB/RepB/Spo0J family partition protein: MAKATKKQALGRGLSALLKESPNINAATDKNAEKLVGNIVELELDYIDVNPYQPRTYFDEEALRELASSIKELGVIQPITVRKLDGNKFQLVSGERRFRASKLIGNKTVPAYIRLANDQEMLEMALVENIQRKNLDPIEVALSYQRLIDEIQLTQEELSTRVGKKRSTVTNYLRLLKLDPILQTGMRDGFISMGHGRAMINVENTEDQLAIYEKILREKLSVRQTEDLVKSLKSGTIAKPKKKVVPSFVKNGVKEISEYFGHKVDVSVGNNGKGKISIPFHSEEDFNRIKNLLK; the protein is encoded by the coding sequence ATGGCAAAAGCAACAAAAAAACAAGCTTTAGGTAGAGGATTGTCTGCTCTTTTAAAAGAATCTCCAAATATTAATGCTGCAACAGATAAAAATGCAGAAAAACTAGTTGGAAATATCGTAGAACTTGAGTTGGATTATATCGATGTAAATCCATATCAGCCAAGAACTTATTTCGACGAAGAAGCACTTAGAGAGTTAGCTAGTTCTATTAAAGAATTAGGCGTTATTCAACCAATTACAGTTAGAAAATTAGATGGAAATAAATTTCAGTTAGTTTCTGGAGAGCGTCGTTTTAGAGCTTCAAAATTAATTGGAAACAAAACAGTTCCTGCATACATAAGACTTGCAAATGATCAAGAAATGCTAGAAATGGCATTAGTTGAGAACATTCAGAGAAAAAACTTAGATCCAATAGAAGTTGCACTTTCTTACCAACGTTTAATCGACGAAATTCAATTAACACAAGAAGAATTAAGTACAAGAGTTGGTAAAAAAAGGTCTACAGTAACTAATTATTTACGTTTGTTAAAATTAGATCCAATTTTACAAACGGGAATGAGAGACGGTTTTATTTCTATGGGACATGGACGTGCCATGATTAATGTAGAAAACACAGAAGATCAATTAGCGATTTACGAAAAGATTTTAAGAGAAAAATTATCGGTAAGACAAACCGAAGATTTGGTAAAAAGTTTAAAATCTGGTACAATTGCTAAACCTAAGAAAAAAGTAGTTCCAAGTTTTGTTAAAAACGGTGTAAAGGAGATAAGCGAATACTTTGGCCATAAAGTAGACGTTAGTGTTGGTAACAATGGTAAAGGAAAAATATCTATTCCTTTTCATTCTGAAGAAGATTTTAATCGAATAAAAAACTTATTAAAATAA
- a CDS encoding aminoacyl-histidine dipeptidase, which translates to MNSEIRNLEPKIVWNHFADLNAVPRPSKKEERVIQFMVDFGKKLNLETLVDKVGNVIMRKPATAGMEDRQTVVLQSHLDMVHQKNSDTNFDFDTQGIKMLVDGDWVTADGTTLGADNGLGVAAIMAVLSSTDLEHPNLEALFTIDEETGMTGAMGLEGGILKGDILLNLDTEEDDEIGMGCAGGIDVTATRNYAEEKTPENSEAFSITVKGLNGGHSGMDIIKGLGNANKIMNRILFDGFTNFGLRVSEINGGSLRNAIPRESFAIVTVDAISKEAFLLETKLLVNTIKEEFATIEPNLTVEITKINAPEKVLELGVQEGFIKAIYAALNGVYRMSPDIDGLVETSNNIARIIVKEGSIKVGCLTRSSSESNKFDLANSLRSSFELAGFEVNFSGEYPGWQPNVNSAILKVVDNLYEKLHGEKAIVAACHAGLECGILGQNYPKIDMVSFGPTIRGAHSPDERAGIASTQKFWKFLVEILKNIPKK; encoded by the coding sequence ATGAATTCAGAAATAAGAAATTTAGAACCTAAAATAGTTTGGAACCATTTTGCTGATTTAAATGCAGTTCCTCGTCCTTCAAAAAAAGAAGAACGTGTAATACAGTTTATGGTCGATTTTGGTAAAAAATTAAACCTGGAAACTTTAGTTGATAAGGTTGGGAATGTTATCATGAGAAAACCAGCTACTGCTGGAATGGAAGATAGACAAACTGTGGTTTTACAGAGTCATTTAGATATGGTGCATCAAAAAAACTCAGATACAAATTTCGATTTCGATACCCAAGGGATTAAAATGTTAGTAGATGGAGATTGGGTAACTGCAGATGGCACAACTTTAGGTGCAGATAATGGATTAGGAGTTGCTGCAATTATGGCAGTTTTATCTTCAACAGATTTAGAACACCCAAATTTAGAAGCCCTTTTTACAATTGACGAAGAAACAGGAATGACTGGTGCAATGGGTTTAGAAGGTGGTATTTTAAAAGGAGATATTCTTTTAAATTTAGACACAGAAGAAGATGATGAAATTGGAATGGGTTGTGCTGGTGGAATTGATGTAACTGCTACAAGAAATTATGCTGAAGAAAAAACTCCAGAAAATTCAGAAGCATTTTCTATTACTGTAAAAGGTTTAAATGGAGGTCATTCTGGAATGGATATTATTAAAGGTTTAGGAAATGCCAACAAAATAATGAATCGCATATTATTTGACGGATTCACAAATTTTGGATTAAGAGTTTCAGAAATTAACGGTGGTAGTTTGCGAAATGCAATTCCTCGTGAAAGTTTTGCGATTGTTACTGTAGATGCAATTTCTAAAGAAGCTTTTTTATTAGAAACAAAGTTGCTTGTTAACACGATAAAAGAAGAATTCGCTACAATTGAACCTAATCTAACCGTAGAAATTACAAAAATAAATGCTCCTGAAAAAGTATTAGAATTAGGAGTTCAAGAAGGTTTTATAAAGGCAATTTATGCTGCCTTAAATGGTGTATATAGAATGAGCCCAGATATCGATGGTTTGGTTGAAACTTCTAACAACATTGCAAGAATAATTGTAAAAGAGGGTAGTATAAAAGTGGGTTGTTTAACAAGATCGTCATCCGAAAGTAATAAATTCGATTTGGCAAATTCGCTACGTTCTAGTTTCGAGTTGGCTGGTTTCGAGGTTAATTTCTCTGGTGAATATCCTGGTTGGCAACCAAATGTAAATTCAGCAATTTTAAAAGTGGTAGATAATTTATATGAAAAATTACATGGAGAAAAAGCAATTGTTGCAGCTTGTCATGCTGGTTTAGAATGTGGAATTTTAGGACAGAACTACCCAAAAATAGACATGGTTTCTTTCGGACCAACTATTAGAGGAGCACACTCGCCAGACGAAAGAGCAGGAATAGCATCTACACAAAAATTTTGGAAATTTTTAGTCGAAATCCTAAAAAATATTCCTAAAAAATAA
- the dapB gene encoding 4-hydroxy-tetrahydrodipicolinate reductase, which translates to MKIALLGYGRMGKEIEQIAISRGHEIVIKKDVNDVIDINLADVAIDFSVPTSAFDNISNCINNNVPVISGTTSWLENYDNAVALCKEKKGAFIYASNFSLGVNIFFELNKQLAKMMSNLEDYNISMEEIHHTKKLDAPSGTAITLAEGIIDNSSKTMWELDKKTIEHSIPIAAKRIPEVPGTHTVWYDSEVDAIEIKHTAHSRKGFALGAVIAAEWILGKTGVFNMKDVLNIS; encoded by the coding sequence ATGAAAATCGCATTATTAGGTTATGGACGAATGGGGAAAGAAATTGAGCAAATTGCAATTTCTAGAGGACATGAAATCGTTATAAAAAAAGATGTAAATGATGTTATAGACATTAATTTAGCAGATGTAGCTATTGACTTTAGTGTACCAACATCTGCATTCGATAATATTTCTAACTGTATAAACAACAATGTTCCTGTAATTTCTGGAACTACAAGTTGGTTAGAAAATTACGATAATGCTGTTGCTTTATGTAAAGAAAAAAAAGGGGCTTTTATATATGCTTCAAATTTTAGTTTGGGAGTAAATATCTTTTTTGAATTAAATAAACAATTGGCTAAAATGATGAGTAATTTAGAAGATTATAATATTTCTATGGAAGAAATTCATCATACAAAAAAACTAGATGCTCCAAGTGGAACTGCAATTACTTTGGCAGAAGGAATTATTGACAATTCTTCGAAAACAATGTGGGAGTTAGATAAAAAAACCATTGAACATAGCATTCCAATCGCTGCTAAAAGAATACCAGAAGTTCCTGGAACACATACAGTTTGGTACGATTCTGAAGTAGATGCGATTGAAATAAAACACACTGCACACAGTAGAAAAGGCTTTGCTTTAGGTGCTGTTATTGCAGCTGAATGGATTTTAGGAAAAACAGGTGTTTTTAACATGAAAGATGTGTTAAACATCAGTTAA
- a CDS encoding DUF5683 domain-containing protein, with product MFLKKNIYILFLAFFSLHLYSQKDSTEVKNVKVEGKLFVQEGIYKPLAPAKAAFYSAIFPGLGQIYNKKYWKAPIVWASLAVPIYYYQTNNSDYKRYRTAFKLREAGLRDEFILDDGSTLVSDETLERAQEQLRENRDLSLLSGVIIYILQIVEASVNAHLLQFNTDDNLSLKPTFIMDPMQFDAPKVGLTFKYKF from the coding sequence GTGTTTTTAAAGAAAAACATATATATCTTATTTCTTGCATTTTTTTCTTTGCATTTGTATTCTCAAAAAGATTCTACAGAAGTAAAAAATGTAAAAGTTGAGGGTAAATTATTTGTACAAGAAGGTATTTACAAACCATTAGCTCCAGCAAAAGCAGCATTTTATTCTGCAATTTTTCCTGGTTTAGGCCAAATTTATAATAAAAAATACTGGAAAGCCCCCATTGTTTGGGCATCTTTAGCAGTTCCTATTTACTACTATCAAACAAACAATAGCGATTATAAAAGATACAGAACTGCTTTTAAACTAAGAGAAGCTGGTTTAAGAGACGAGTTTATTTTAGACGATGGTTCTACATTAGTTTCAGATGAAACTTTAGAAAGAGCACAAGAACAACTGAGAGAAAATAGAGATTTATCTTTACTCTCTGGTGTTATAATATATATACTTCAAATAGTAGAAGCGAGTGTAAATGCACATTTACTTCAATTTAATACAGATGATAATCTGTCTTTAAAACCAACCTTTATTATGGATCCTATGCAGTTCGATGCTCCAAAAGTTGGTTTAACTTTTAAATATAAATTTTAA
- a CDS encoding DUF2851 family protein: MNEDFLHYVWKYKLFSKVDLRTLNNKVLTIIKAGLHNKNAGPDFLNAQLKIENQTWAGNVEIHVKASDWYLHNHETDANYDAVILHVVWENDATIYMKNNQPLPTLVLKDLVNENVLNNYRNLFLTPTSWIPCQNSIKIVDGFTLDNWKERLFFERLERKSEEIKIILEKENNNFEAVLFQLLAKNFGLKVNGDAFLRLAQSIDFSIIQKVSSNENQFSALLFGQAGFLEDKIEDEYHQQLKNEYKYLEHKFKLEFIPKSNFSFFRMRPSNFPTIRIAQLVSLFHEQQSLFSKLINLEELKDFYALFSVDVQSFWKTHYNFESTSKSSHKKLTKSFIDLLIINTVIPLKFLYQKSRGEVNEDSFINILKKIKPEKNSVISKFAEIGINSKNAFETQSLLELKNNYCAPKRCLECAIGKTILNK, from the coding sequence ATGAATGAAGACTTTTTGCATTATGTATGGAAATACAAGTTGTTTTCGAAAGTGGATTTACGAACTTTAAACAATAAAGTTTTAACAATTATAAAGGCAGGATTGCATAATAAAAATGCAGGTCCTGACTTTTTAAATGCTCAATTAAAAATTGAGAATCAAACTTGGGCAGGTAATGTAGAGATTCATGTAAAAGCGTCTGATTGGTATTTGCATAATCATGAAACAGATGCAAATTACGATGCTGTAATTTTACATGTTGTTTGGGAAAATGATGCAACTATTTACATGAAAAACAACCAACCTTTACCCACTTTAGTTTTAAAAGATCTTGTAAATGAAAATGTTTTAAATAATTACAGAAATTTATTTTTAACACCAACAAGTTGGATTCCTTGCCAAAATTCTATTAAAATTGTTGATGGTTTTACATTAGATAATTGGAAAGAACGTTTATTTTTTGAGCGTTTGGAAAGAAAATCCGAAGAAATTAAAATTATTTTAGAGAAAGAGAATAATAATTTCGAAGCTGTTTTATTTCAGTTATTAGCTAAAAATTTTGGACTGAAAGTGAATGGAGATGCTTTTTTACGTTTGGCACAATCTATAGATTTTTCAATTATACAAAAAGTAAGTTCTAATGAAAATCAGTTTTCGGCTTTGTTATTTGGTCAAGCTGGTTTTCTAGAAGATAAAATTGAAGACGAATATCATCAGCAATTAAAAAACGAATATAAATACTTAGAGCACAAATTCAAATTGGAATTTATTCCTAAGAGTAACTTTTCATTTTTTAGAATGCGTCCTAGTAATTTTCCTACCATTAGAATTGCGCAGTTGGTTTCATTGTTTCATGAGCAACAAAGTTTATTTTCTAAGTTGATAAATTTAGAAGAGTTAAAAGATTTTTATGCGCTGTTTTCTGTTGATGTTCAATCATTTTGGAAAACGCATTATAATTTTGAATCAACATCAAAATCTTCACATAAAAAATTAACAAAATCATTTATCGATTTATTAATCATAAATACTGTAATTCCTTTGAAATTTTTATATCAAAAGAGTAGAGGAGAAGTAAATGAAGATTCTTTTATAAATATTCTAAAAAAGATAAAACCCGAAAAAAATAGTGTTATTTCTAAATTTGCTGAAATCGGAATTAATTCTAAAAATGCTTTTGAAACTCAAAGTTTATTGGAACTTAAAAATAATTATTGCGCACCCAAACGTTGTTTAGAGTGCGCAATAGGAAAAACTATTTTGAATAAATAA